The following are encoded in a window of Nibricoccus aquaticus genomic DNA:
- a CDS encoding NUDIX hydrolase, giving the protein MNDPREVLLGKLRAHAARGLDAHEAAMAGEMIRFVEENPWCAERSLAVGHLTGSAWIVDAERKRTLLTHHAKLGIWVQLGGHADGDLDIAGVAMREAQEESGLTRLRLVTPEIFDVDRHWIPERKSEPGHWHYDVRFMIEADDAEPLVITQESKDLRWVEIARMSDFSTEESMLRMARKTADC; this is encoded by the coding sequence ATGAACGATCCGAGGGAAGTGTTGTTGGGGAAGTTGCGGGCGCATGCGGCGCGGGGATTGGATGCGCACGAGGCGGCGATGGCGGGGGAGATGATTCGCTTCGTGGAGGAGAATCCGTGGTGCGCGGAGCGTTCGCTGGCGGTCGGACATCTGACGGGATCGGCGTGGATTGTGGACGCGGAGCGGAAACGGACGCTGCTGACGCATCATGCAAAGCTGGGAATCTGGGTTCAACTGGGCGGGCACGCGGATGGGGATCTGGACATCGCGGGTGTGGCGATGCGCGAGGCGCAGGAAGAGTCAGGGTTGACGCGGCTGCGTCTGGTGACTCCAGAGATTTTCGATGTGGACCGGCACTGGATTCCGGAGCGGAAAAGTGAGCCGGGGCACTGGCACTATGATGTGCGTTTCATGATCGAGGCGGATGATGCGGAGCCGCTGGTGATCACGCAGGAATCGAAAGATCTGCGCTGGGTGGAGATCGCGCGGATGAGCGATTTCAGCACGGAGGAGTCGATGCTAAGGATGGCGCGGAAGACCGCTGACTGCTGA
- a CDS encoding DUF58 domain-containing protein → MPSAPDQPAAPLQNPLALLRRLEWRVRHAVENVLSGEYRSAFRGRGMEFDQVVKYAFGDDVRDIDWNVTARLGEPYRKKFVEEREVTLMIVLEDTPSLQFGSGAQSKREALLELAGLVMLLGAVNRDRVGCIHASPTGYTFREPVRGRGPILHAAATLLSQPPPDLSTLNPQLSTGSPSPAATAIPWRLISKTAPKHSILIWLGDFAARPAPDGWPLMQRRYQTMGFRVDDPWDRELPAGDSFAAYDPVNGRLVTIEGSSAERAAHAEWRDTRDTSFRALFPDPQSRLVVGTDEPRLEALVKFFHRRMAGSSR, encoded by the coding sequence ATGCCGTCCGCCCCCGATCAACCCGCCGCCCCCCTCCAAAACCCGCTCGCCCTCCTGCGACGGCTGGAGTGGCGCGTGCGGCACGCCGTGGAAAACGTCCTCAGCGGTGAGTACCGCTCCGCCTTCCGAGGACGCGGCATGGAGTTCGATCAAGTCGTCAAATACGCCTTCGGCGACGACGTCCGCGACATCGACTGGAACGTCACCGCCCGACTCGGTGAACCCTACCGCAAGAAATTCGTCGAGGAACGCGAGGTCACCTTGATGATCGTCCTCGAGGACACCCCCAGCCTCCAGTTCGGCTCCGGCGCGCAATCGAAACGCGAAGCCCTCCTCGAACTCGCCGGCCTCGTCATGCTCCTCGGCGCCGTTAACCGCGACCGCGTCGGCTGCATCCACGCCTCGCCCACCGGCTACACCTTCCGCGAACCCGTCCGCGGCCGCGGCCCCATCCTCCACGCCGCCGCCACCCTCCTCAGCCAGCCGCCGCCCGATCTCTCAACTCTCAACCCTCAACTCTCAACCGGATCGCCATCGCCTGCGGCGACGGCGATCCCTTGGCGCCTCATCTCCAAAACCGCCCCCAAGCACAGCATCCTCATCTGGCTCGGCGATTTCGCCGCCCGCCCCGCGCCCGACGGCTGGCCGCTCATGCAACGCCGCTACCAAACGATGGGCTTCCGCGTCGACGACCCGTGGGACCGCGAACTCCCCGCCGGCGATTCCTTCGCCGCCTACGATCCCGTCAACGGCCGTCTCGTCACCATCGAAGGCTCCTCCGCCGAACGCGCCGCCCACGCCGAATGGCGCGACACCCGCGACACCTCCTTCCGCGCCCTCTTCCCCGATCCTCAAAGCCGCCTCGTCGTCGGCACCGACGAGCCCCGCCTCGAAGCCCTCGTGAAATTCTTCCACCGCCGCATGGCCGGAAGCTCCCGCTAA
- the mog gene encoding molybdopterin adenylyltransferase: MTLVKIGVLNISDRASAGIYEDTPGKACVALLREWLVTPFDVEYRIIPDEQPQIEAALRELADNAGCALIVTTGGTGPALRDVTPEATEAVCEKMLPGFGELMRATSLKYVPTAILSRQTAGIRGKTLIVNLPGRPKAIRENLEAVFPAIPYCIDLIGGPRLETNATAMKAFRPAS, encoded by the coding sequence ATGACCCTCGTCAAAATCGGCGTCCTCAACATCTCGGACCGTGCCAGCGCCGGCATCTACGAAGACACGCCCGGCAAAGCCTGTGTCGCCCTCCTTCGCGAGTGGCTGGTCACACCTTTCGATGTCGAGTACCGCATCATTCCCGACGAACAGCCGCAGATCGAAGCCGCGCTCCGTGAACTCGCCGACAATGCCGGCTGCGCACTCATCGTCACCACTGGCGGCACCGGTCCCGCCCTGCGCGACGTCACCCCCGAAGCCACCGAAGCCGTCTGCGAAAAAATGCTCCCCGGCTTCGGCGAACTCATGCGCGCCACCTCGCTCAAGTATGTCCCCACCGCGATTCTCTCACGCCAGACCGCCGGCATCCGGGGAAAAACGCTCATCGTCAATCTCCCTGGCCGCCCCAAAGCCATCCGTGAAAACCTCGAAGCCGTCTTCCCCGCAATTCCTTACTGCATCGACCTCATCGGCGGCCCGCGTCTTGAAACAAACGCCACTGCAATGAAAGCGTTCCGGCCTGCCTCCTAG
- a CDS encoding BatD family protein, protein MQRIRISLSLGLLVFLAAFARAQTVRWEPASGSLAHNQTSELSLIFENCEPTAAPEIPAIPGLTLQRGGEIRNTSIINGRRSENVTWMFAARPSLKQRISIPAFGVETDKGRLTVAPATFEVGEATIGGNLSLESVVTARFQTPREVWAGEIFPITYKLSTLRRYFHSFGSYLEWPPAPFVIEDWSKGELKEAVIAGENHVVLEQNTRALARTTGTVTLNAGNQLVNVIKGTDMWGRANLDQFAVTSDRPSVTVKPLPTGAPAAFNGAVGQFTLQSKIVPVSANVGDPITWTLTLSGAGNWPDLPGLPAREASKDFRVVQPQAKRTNKEGTLFEATLVEDVVLIPTKPGTYTLGPVTFAYFDPAKGTYQTATAPRTTVTIAPAATSAPTASTQNTPASTASAATPAKTLTPPAAPAAIPRDPLPGSAEAPLPLSPRTLLLAALSPLLPLLLFWFILALRRAKQTDPLRPQREARARLAATIAELRTAKDRAQIVALLQAWQRDTAALWPLARAVPSATDFAASDGGAVPSPRVPDSSSPWSTLWLEAERCLYRSDTPLPADWTARAEAALAARPVKSFSAFSLFLPRNLLPFAAALALVLLSFPGSLSAQDAAKAAYDRSDFTTAEKTWRDQLAKTPTNWIAHHNLALALAQQNRWQEAAAHSATAFVQHSSDASVRWHLALTLDKAGYAPTTISAFINPSPLHNLARRFSPAEWQRVIIAASALAALALALALLRLHGSCSRALKPAAWTLALLSLLVLATGLLSLRLYSPTSDLRAALVWKQTTLRSIPTEADTAQKTTPLAAGSIAVIDKTYLGWSRLAFKNGQTGWVRHEDLRQLWR, encoded by the coding sequence ATGCAACGTATCCGCATTTCTCTCTCGCTCGGCCTCCTCGTTTTCCTCGCCGCCTTCGCCCGCGCCCAGACCGTGCGCTGGGAACCCGCCAGCGGCAGCCTGGCCCACAATCAAACCAGCGAGCTCTCTCTCATCTTCGAAAACTGCGAGCCCACCGCCGCTCCCGAGATCCCCGCCATCCCGGGCCTCACACTCCAGCGCGGCGGCGAGATCCGAAATACCTCCATCATCAACGGCCGTCGCTCGGAAAACGTCACGTGGATGTTCGCGGCCCGTCCCTCCCTGAAGCAGCGCATCTCCATCCCGGCCTTCGGTGTCGAGACCGACAAGGGTCGGCTCACCGTCGCCCCCGCCACCTTCGAAGTCGGAGAAGCCACCATCGGCGGTAATCTCTCCCTCGAATCCGTCGTCACCGCCCGCTTCCAGACGCCTCGCGAGGTATGGGCCGGCGAGATTTTTCCGATCACGTACAAGCTCAGCACGCTCCGCCGCTATTTTCATTCCTTCGGCAGCTATCTCGAATGGCCTCCCGCTCCTTTCGTCATCGAGGACTGGAGCAAGGGAGAACTGAAAGAAGCCGTGATCGCAGGAGAAAACCACGTGGTGCTCGAGCAAAACACCCGCGCCCTCGCCCGTACCACGGGCACTGTCACGCTCAACGCAGGCAACCAGCTCGTGAACGTCATCAAAGGCACCGACATGTGGGGCCGCGCCAACCTCGACCAGTTCGCCGTCACCAGCGACCGCCCGTCTGTCACCGTTAAGCCACTACCCACCGGCGCCCCCGCCGCCTTCAACGGCGCCGTCGGCCAGTTCACGCTCCAATCCAAAATCGTCCCCGTCAGCGCCAACGTCGGCGATCCCATCACCTGGACACTCACGCTCTCCGGCGCAGGAAACTGGCCCGACCTCCCCGGCCTCCCCGCCCGCGAAGCCTCCAAAGATTTCCGCGTCGTCCAGCCCCAGGCCAAACGCACCAACAAAGAGGGCACGCTCTTCGAAGCCACCCTCGTCGAAGACGTCGTCCTCATCCCCACCAAACCCGGCACCTACACCCTCGGCCCCGTCACCTTCGCCTACTTCGATCCCGCCAAAGGCACCTACCAGACCGCCACCGCCCCGCGCACGACCGTCACCATCGCGCCAGCCGCCACCAGCGCCCCCACAGCCTCCACGCAAAACACGCCTGCCTCCACAGCCAGCGCCGCCACACCCGCCAAAACCCTCACGCCTCCCGCCGCACCCGCCGCCATCCCGCGCGACCCGCTCCCCGGCTCCGCCGAAGCCCCGCTCCCCCTCAGCCCGCGCACGCTCCTGCTCGCCGCCCTCTCGCCGCTCCTTCCGCTCCTCCTCTTCTGGTTCATCCTCGCCCTGCGCCGCGCCAAACAAACCGACCCTCTCCGCCCTCAACGCGAAGCCCGCGCCCGCCTCGCCGCCACGATCGCCGAACTCCGCACCGCCAAAGACCGCGCCCAGATCGTCGCCCTCCTCCAAGCCTGGCAACGCGACACCGCCGCCCTCTGGCCCCTCGCCCGCGCCGTCCCCTCCGCCACCGACTTCGCCGCATCCGATGGAGGCGCGGTGCCCTCACCGCGCGTGCCCGATTCATCCTCCCCTTGGTCCACCCTCTGGCTCGAAGCCGAACGCTGTCTCTACCGTTCCGATACACCGCTCCCCGCCGACTGGACCGCCCGCGCCGAAGCCGCCCTCGCCGCCCGCCCGGTGAAATCCTTCAGCGCCTTCTCCCTCTTCCTCCCGCGCAACCTCCTCCCCTTCGCCGCCGCCCTCGCGCTCGTCCTACTGTCTTTCCCCGGCTCTCTCTCCGCCCAAGACGCCGCCAAAGCCGCGTACGACCGCAGCGACTTCACCACCGCCGAAAAAACCTGGCGCGACCAACTCGCCAAAACGCCGACCAACTGGATCGCCCATCACAACCTCGCCCTCGCCCTCGCCCAGCAAAACCGCTGGCAGGAAGCCGCCGCCCATTCCGCGACCGCCTTCGTCCAACACTCGTCCGACGCCTCCGTCCGCTGGCACCTCGCACTCACGCTCGATAAAGCCGGGTACGCGCCCACGACGATCTCCGCCTTCATCAACCCATCGCCGCTCCACAACCTCGCCCGCCGCTTCTCCCCCGCCGAATGGCAGCGCGTGATCATCGCCGCCTCCGCCCTCGCCGCCCTCGCCCTCGCACTCGCCCTGCTCCGTCTCCACGGCTCCTGCTCCCGCGCGCTAAAACCCGCTGCCTGGACCCTCGCCCTCCTCTCGCTCCTCGTCCTCGCCACCGGCCTCCTCAGCCTCCGCCTGTATTCGCCAACCAGCGACCTCCGCGCCGCCCTCGTCTGGAAACAAACGACTCTTCGCTCGATCCCCACCGAAGCCGACACCGCCCAGAAAACGACGCCACTCGCCGCCGGCTCCATCGCCGTCATCGACAAAACCTACCTCGGCTGGTCCCGTCTCGCCTTCAAGAACGGTCAGACGGGCTGGGTACGTCACGAAGATCTCCGTCAGCTTTGGCGCTAA
- a CDS encoding TIGR00730 family Rossman fold protein, with product MSKLLCVYCSSSDRLDPKYYAATEEVGREMVRRGWGLVYGGGKTGLMGAVARSVKQAGGQVIGVIPEFMKVKELAFTEADELVTVVTMRERKLLMETRADAFLTLPGGWGTLEEIMEILTLRQLDVLRKPCVFLNQDGFYDELLSFFRRMVAEKFNKPSNLELFSVAKTVPEIFEQLEGGVVKAETKWFETK from the coding sequence ATGTCCAAGCTGCTTTGCGTTTATTGTTCCTCCAGTGATCGGCTCGATCCGAAGTATTATGCGGCGACGGAGGAAGTCGGTCGGGAGATGGTGCGGCGCGGGTGGGGACTGGTTTATGGCGGAGGGAAAACGGGGTTGATGGGCGCGGTGGCGCGGTCGGTGAAGCAGGCGGGTGGGCAGGTGATCGGGGTGATCCCGGAATTCATGAAGGTGAAGGAGCTGGCGTTCACCGAGGCGGATGAACTCGTGACGGTGGTGACGATGCGCGAGCGTAAGCTGCTGATGGAAACGCGGGCCGATGCGTTCCTCACACTGCCGGGCGGCTGGGGGACGCTGGAGGAGATCATGGAGATCCTCACGCTCCGGCAGCTGGATGTGCTGCGGAAGCCGTGCGTGTTTTTGAATCAGGATGGTTTCTATGATGAGCTGCTGAGTTTTTTCCGGCGGATGGTGGCGGAGAAATTTAACAAGCCGTCGAATCTGGAATTGTTCTCGGTGGCGAAGACGGTGCCGGAGATTTTCGAGCAGCTGGAGGGCGGCGTGGTGAAGGCGGAGACGAAGTGGTTCGAGACGAAATGA
- a CDS encoding VWA domain-containing protein has protein sequence MLPASDIGHWSLVTGHSLTAPFSSLALSSAPFALIPPIDLPSGLRLESPIWLFALLLIPFAIWLRSRRSVPVLLIPFAAAWHRPSLTQISRFPAILACLGLVALTLALARPQRVEDKREVRSQGYDIMLAVDLSGSMRAEDYERDGQRINRLQAIKPVIQAFINQRPNDRIGIVIFGGRAYTLAPLTFDHAWLQRQMERIRIGMIEDNTAIGDGLGVALTRLEQSQRESGGRRQGAFVVLMTDGANRTGNMTPAQATEIAVSRGVPVYTIGAGRDGFAPYPILDDQGRPTGRYQRQPSDLDEGTLRRIATATNGRYFRADDIRTAENAFAAIDRAQKIEFQAKSYLLTTELFHWPAIPGLALLTLAALLIRQRSARSSSAGGAVPSPRTTVATPNATPASAR, from the coding sequence ATGCTCCCCGCCTCCGACATTGGTCACTGGTCATTGGTCACTGGTCATTCCCTCACAGCACCGTTTTCGTCCCTCGCCCTTAGCTCCGCGCCCTTCGCCCTCATCCCTCCCATCGACCTTCCCTCCGGCCTCCGCCTCGAATCCCCCATCTGGCTCTTCGCCCTCCTGCTGATCCCCTTCGCTATCTGGCTCCGTTCCCGCCGCTCCGTGCCCGTTTTGCTGATACCGTTCGCCGCCGCCTGGCACCGCCCCAGTCTCACGCAAATCTCCCGCTTCCCGGCCATCCTCGCCTGCCTCGGCCTCGTCGCGCTCACGCTCGCCCTGGCCCGCCCGCAACGCGTCGAAGACAAACGCGAAGTCCGCTCCCAAGGCTACGACATCATGCTCGCAGTCGACCTTTCCGGCTCCATGCGCGCCGAGGACTACGAACGCGACGGCCAGCGCATCAACCGCCTCCAGGCCATCAAACCCGTCATCCAGGCCTTCATCAACCAGCGCCCCAACGACCGCATCGGCATCGTCATCTTCGGCGGCCGCGCCTACACCCTCGCCCCCCTCACCTTCGACCACGCCTGGCTCCAGCGCCAGATGGAGCGTATCCGCATCGGCATGATCGAGGACAACACCGCCATCGGTGACGGCCTCGGTGTCGCCCTCACCCGACTCGAGCAATCTCAACGCGAATCCGGCGGCCGCCGACAGGGCGCGTTTGTCGTCCTCATGACCGACGGCGCCAACCGCACGGGCAACATGACCCCGGCCCAGGCCACCGAGATCGCCGTCTCCCGAGGCGTCCCTGTCTACACCATCGGAGCCGGCCGCGACGGCTTCGCGCCTTATCCTATACTCGACGACCAAGGCCGTCCCACCGGACGCTATCAACGCCAGCCGTCCGACCTCGACGAAGGCACCCTCCGCCGCATCGCCACCGCTACCAACGGTCGCTATTTTCGTGCCGACGACATCCGCACCGCCGAAAACGCCTTCGCCGCCATCGACCGCGCGCAGAAAATCGAATTTCAGGCCAAGTCCTACCTCCTCACCACCGAGCTCTTCCACTGGCCCGCCATCCCCGGCCTCGCCCTCCTCACCCTCGCGGCTCTCCTCATCCGCCAGCGCTCCGCAAGATCGTCCTCCGCTGGAGGCGCGGTGCCCTCACCGCGCACAACCGTCGCAACTCCCAACGCTACGCCAGCCTCCGCCCGATGA
- a CDS encoding glutamate--tRNA ligase family protein, whose product MPSVVKNSSTYRGRLAPSPTGYLHLGHARTFWIGAERARHAGGALILRNDDLDSTRFRLDFVDAMLTDLRWLGFTWQEGPDLGGPHAPYNQQARRPLYRDVLEKLHAARLIYPCTRSRRDVLEAAGAPHEGSPDDEPVYPDSFRPPLDAPLPPLPAPDQPITTNWRIRVPDGETVSFTDNRLGLQSAVAGRDFGDFLVWRKDDVPSYQLACAVDDATMHITEVVRGDDLVRSTFRQLLIFRALGVTPPAFYHAPLMNDDNGVRLAKRHDALSLRAMREQGVNPAAILEKFSASLT is encoded by the coding sequence GTGCCATCCGTGGTCAAAAACTCCTCCACCTATCGCGGCCGCCTCGCCCCCTCGCCCACCGGGTATCTGCATCTTGGGCACGCCCGTACATTCTGGATCGGCGCCGAGCGCGCCCGCCACGCCGGCGGCGCCCTCATCCTCCGCAACGACGACCTCGACTCCACCCGCTTCCGCCTCGATTTCGTCGACGCCATGCTCACCGACCTCCGCTGGCTCGGCTTCACCTGGCAGGAAGGCCCCGACCTCGGCGGCCCGCACGCGCCCTACAACCAACAAGCCCGCCGCCCGCTCTACCGCGACGTCCTCGAAAAACTCCACGCCGCCCGCCTCATCTATCCCTGCACCCGCTCCCGCCGCGACGTTCTCGAAGCCGCCGGCGCCCCCCACGAAGGCTCTCCCGACGACGAGCCCGTTTACCCCGACTCCTTCCGTCCGCCGCTCGACGCACCGCTCCCACCTCTCCCCGCGCCCGATCAACCCATCACGACCAACTGGCGTATCCGCGTTCCGGATGGCGAAACCGTCTCATTCACCGACAACCGCCTCGGTCTCCAAAGCGCCGTCGCCGGCCGCGACTTCGGCGACTTCCTCGTCTGGCGCAAAGACGACGTCCCCAGCTACCAACTCGCCTGCGCTGTCGATGACGCGACCATGCACATCACCGAAGTCGTCCGCGGCGACGACCTCGTCCGCTCCACCTTCCGCCAGCTCCTCATCTTCCGCGCCCTCGGCGTCACGCCGCCCGCCTTCTATCACGCCCCGCTCATGAACGACGACAACGGCGTCCGCCTCGCCAAGCGCCACGACGCCCTCAGCCTCCGCGCGATGCGTGAACAGGGCGTCAATCCCGCCGCCATCCTCGAAAAATTCTCCGCCTCTCTCACATGA
- a CDS encoding VWA domain-containing protein translates to MTFHWPLLLWLLALPVLWLAFDLLRLRLHKSTTAASPSKIIQAEATRSALVIGHWSFQRGFAKPRWRFCLGLAFAIVALARPQWGRLDEPVFDQSREILIALDLSRSMTAPDVKPNRLDRAKLLITSLLERLQGERVGLVVFAGTSFLQSPLSSDYEILRDFLPSLNPDFLPQGGSNYQALLETSLESFGTEAAADRFLIILSDGEATDDNWKSLTDGLKKKSIRVLGLGIGTPEGAMIPDSTGGFIKDERGAVVLSKLEPRTLQELAETTTGLYTDASSWVDLAQIIESTVDAGRKGAFLERNRVRLAERFQWVLAPALLLFAWSYWREFPVRPRPRDIHLKTKTPSDVGGVPSPRIPTVANLITLTLTLAPLVIGHWSFAAEAPSAATSPDPATAIAAPLSTLVGSLASRESLAARDCAQIATTTITYGERLQSAKHPVPEGPIRDALLAVDQGEATDAKAADWPDLRAKLKKFLEKPEDPQKKDDEKKQDEKKDQQDKQDKQDKQDQKQSGQPDDKSEQDKKDQQQKSDSQKSENQPQSQQNQQQQQDSKPGEKSNEPPKEQQSAFGKMDEKPPEPKTPQEVPQPSEETQKIGGTPDNKSTAPVDPSLSVPLQKLDQVRELDSPGRLFQLMQDPKARPPKTGKDW, encoded by the coding sequence ATGACCTTCCACTGGCCTCTCCTCCTCTGGCTTCTCGCGCTCCCGGTCCTCTGGCTCGCCTTCGACCTGCTCCGCCTCCGTCTCCACAAATCCACGACAGCCGCCTCCCCGTCGAAAATCATCCAGGCCGAAGCCACCCGTAGCGCATTGGTCATTGGTCACTGGTCATTCCAGCGCGGTTTCGCGAAACCGCGCTGGCGCTTCTGCCTCGGCCTCGCCTTCGCCATCGTCGCCCTCGCCCGCCCGCAATGGGGCCGTCTCGATGAACCCGTCTTCGACCAGTCCCGTGAAATTCTCATCGCGCTCGATCTCTCGCGCAGCATGACCGCGCCCGACGTGAAGCCCAACCGCCTCGACCGCGCCAAGCTTCTCATCACCTCCCTCCTTGAACGCCTCCAGGGCGAACGCGTCGGCCTCGTCGTCTTCGCCGGCACCTCGTTTCTCCAGAGCCCGCTCAGCTCCGACTACGAGATCCTCCGCGACTTCCTCCCCTCGCTCAATCCCGACTTCCTCCCTCAAGGCGGCAGCAACTACCAAGCCCTCCTCGAGACCTCCCTCGAGTCTTTCGGCACCGAAGCCGCCGCCGACCGCTTCCTCATCATCCTCTCCGACGGCGAAGCCACCGACGACAACTGGAAATCCCTCACCGACGGCCTGAAAAAAAAATCCATCCGCGTCCTCGGCCTCGGCATCGGCACACCCGAAGGCGCCATGATCCCCGACAGCACCGGAGGCTTCATCAAAGACGAGCGCGGCGCCGTCGTTCTCTCCAAGCTCGAACCCCGCACCCTCCAGGAACTCGCCGAAACTACCACCGGCCTCTACACCGATGCTTCTTCCTGGGTCGATCTCGCCCAGATCATCGAGTCCACCGTCGATGCCGGTCGCAAAGGCGCCTTCCTCGAACGCAACCGCGTCCGCCTCGCCGAACGCTTCCAATGGGTTCTCGCCCCCGCATTACTCCTCTTCGCCTGGAGCTACTGGCGCGAATTCCCCGTCCGCCCCCGCCCCCGCGACATCCACTTGAAAACAAAAACTCCCTCCGATGTAGGCGGGGTGCCCTCACCCCGCATTCCAACCGTCGCTAATCTTATCACGCTCACTCTCACGCTTGCGCCACTGGTCATTGGTCACTGGTCATTCGCGGCGGAAGCCCCTTCCGCCGCCACTTCGCCGGACCCGGCGACGGCCATCGCCGCCCCCCTCAGCACCCTCGTCGGCAGCCTCGCCTCTCGCGAATCCCTCGCCGCCCGCGACTGCGCCCAGATCGCCACCACCACCATCACCTACGGCGAACGCCTCCAGTCCGCCAAACACCCCGTCCCCGAAGGCCCGATACGCGACGCCCTCCTCGCCGTGGACCAGGGCGAAGCCACCGACGCCAAAGCCGCCGACTGGCCCGACCTCCGTGCTAAACTCAAAAAATTCCTGGAAAAACCCGAAGACCCGCAGAAGAAGGACGACGAAAAAAAACAGGACGAGAAAAAAGACCAGCAGGACAAACAGGATAAACAGGATAAGCAGGACCAGAAACAATCCGGCCAGCCCGACGACAAATCCGAACAGGACAAAAAAGATCAGCAGCAAAAGTCCGACTCCCAGAAATCTGAAAACCAGCCCCAGTCGCAGCAAAACCAGCAGCAACAACAAGACTCCAAGCCCGGCGAAAAATCCAACGAACCGCCCAAGGAGCAGCAATCCGCCTTCGGCAAAATGGACGAAAAGCCACCCGAGCCAAAAACGCCGCAGGAAGTCCCCCAACCCTCCGAAGAAACCCAGAAAATCGGTGGCACCCCCGACAACAAATCCACCGCTCCCGTCGATCCCTCACTCTCCGTCCCGCTCCAGAAACTCGATCAAGTCCGTGAACTCGATTCCCCCGGCCGCCTCTTTCAATTGATGCAAGACCCCAAGGCCCGCCCACCGAAAACCGGCAAAGACTGGTAA